A genomic window from Slackia heliotrinireducens DSM 20476 includes:
- a CDS encoding GyrI-like domain-containing protein, translated as MAFDFKKEYRDLYRPKTTPSVVQVPPMCFLAVEGEGDPNQQDGAYQHALSLLYAVAYTLKMSYKTDYAIDGFYEYVVPPLEGFWWQPGVAGVDPTDKASFRWLSVIRVPEFITEADFTWAKAEAQRKKKLDCSPVQLIEIDEGLCVQCMHVGPYDDEPATAEAMHRFAAEAGYVPDFTDARRHHEIYLSDPRKADPAKMKTVVRHPVRPV; from the coding sequence ATGGCGTTCGACTTCAAGAAGGAATACCGCGACCTGTATCGGCCGAAAACCACGCCGTCTGTGGTGCAGGTGCCGCCCATGTGCTTTTTAGCCGTGGAGGGCGAAGGCGATCCCAACCAGCAGGACGGGGCCTACCAGCACGCTTTGAGTCTGCTGTACGCCGTCGCCTACACGCTGAAGATGAGCTACAAGACCGACTACGCGATCGACGGGTTTTACGAGTACGTTGTGCCGCCGTTGGAGGGCTTTTGGTGGCAGCCGGGCGTTGCGGGCGTGGACCCCACGGACAAGGCCTCGTTTCGGTGGCTTTCCGTCATCCGCGTACCCGAATTCATCACCGAGGCCGACTTCACCTGGGCAAAGGCCGAGGCGCAGCGGAAAAAGAAACTCGACTGCTCGCCCGTGCAGCTGATTGAAATCGACGAGGGCCTGTGCGTGCAATGCATGCATGTGGGCCCTTACGACGACGAGCCCGCAACGGCCGAGGCCATGCACCGGTTCGCAGCCGAAGCAGGCTACGTGCCCGATTTCACCGACGCGCGCCGGCACCACGAGATCTATCTGTCCGACCCCCGCAAGGCCGACCCCGCCAAGATGAAAACCGTCGTCCGCCACCCCGTCCGCCCGGTCTAG
- a CDS encoding zinc ribbon domain-containing protein → MKVSEAIQNARKEAGLTQEQLAAKVYVTRQAVSRWETGESEPSIDMRKLLASVLGVPAVGLFDLPDAPACQCCGTPFDVPNMPFGTNADGTENPDYCGWCYQNGEFTAAGLDETIERNVPFLMQATGYTQEEAVSFLGAVMPTLKHWRDVQNSNVAANLRRSKLYVCPDCGNVVWSAGEVAVRCCSNVLEPLAPVENDGVLDATVEHADGVQRVRIIHPMAKDDHLMFIAAVGDDLVRIKRLYPEQEARAEFPLQGRCKIYAFGKSCGLIEL, encoded by the coding sequence ATGAAGGTCAGCGAGGCCATCCAGAACGCCCGCAAGGAAGCGGGACTCACGCAGGAGCAGCTTGCGGCAAAGGTGTACGTGACGCGGCAGGCCGTCAGCCGCTGGGAGACCGGGGAAAGCGAGCCGAGCATCGATATGCGCAAGCTCTTGGCAAGCGTCTTGGGCGTGCCCGCAGTGGGCCTGTTCGACCTGCCCGACGCTCCCGCGTGCCAGTGCTGCGGCACCCCGTTCGACGTGCCGAACATGCCCTTCGGCACCAACGCGGACGGCACGGAAAACCCCGACTACTGCGGCTGGTGTTACCAGAACGGCGAGTTCACCGCGGCGGGGCTGGACGAGACCATCGAGCGCAACGTGCCCTTCCTGATGCAGGCCACCGGCTACACCCAGGAAGAGGCCGTGTCGTTTTTGGGCGCGGTCATGCCTACACTGAAACACTGGCGCGACGTTCAGAACAGTAACGTGGCGGCCAACCTGCGCAGGAGCAAACTGTACGTATGTCCCGATTGCGGAAACGTCGTATGGTCTGCGGGCGAGGTCGCGGTTCGCTGCTGCAGCAACGTGCTCGAGCCGCTTGCTCCCGTGGAAAACGACGGCGTGCTGGACGCTACGGTGGAACATGCCGACGGAGTTCAGCGCGTGCGCATTATCCACCCCATGGCGAAGGACGACCATTTGATGTTCATCGCAGCAGTGGGCGATGACCTGGTGCGCATCAAGCGCCTGTACCCCGAGCAGGAGGCGCGAGCGGAGTTCCCGCTGCAGGGTCGCTGCAAGATTTACGCATTCGGTAAGAGCTGCGGTTTGATCGAGCTTTAG
- a CDS encoding corrinoid protein: MASKEELIQRMYDCVVEMEDEDVVNACREYLAEGYDAYDGIMEGLVAGMNKASELYDEEEYFVTDVLLCSDALYAGLDVLRPHLKNDESMGEAKKVVIGVVEGDTHDIGKNLVKIMLETAGFEMYDLGRDVPLNSYVEKAQEVNADIVAMSTLMTTTMGGMRTVVEKLGEAGIRDHVKVMIGGSPVSRKFADEIGADGYSSNAVEAVAVAKELVGMK, encoded by the coding sequence ATGGCCAGTAAGGAAGAACTCATTCAGCGGATGTACGACTGCGTCGTCGAGATGGAGGACGAAGACGTCGTGAACGCATGCAGGGAATACCTTGCAGAAGGCTACGACGCCTACGACGGCATCATGGAAGGCCTCGTGGCCGGTATGAACAAAGCCAGCGAGCTTTACGACGAGGAGGAATACTTCGTAACCGACGTGCTGCTCTGCTCGGATGCGCTGTATGCAGGCTTGGACGTGCTGCGTCCGCACCTCAAGAACGACGAGTCGATGGGCGAAGCCAAAAAGGTCGTTATCGGTGTCGTTGAGGGCGATACGCACGACATCGGAAAGAACCTCGTGAAAATCATGCTTGAAACCGCCGGCTTCGAGATGTACGACCTTGGCCGCGACGTGCCCCTGAACTCCTATGTCGAGAAGGCCCAGGAGGTCAATGCGGATATCGTCGCCATGTCCACGCTCATGACCACCACCATGGGCGGCATGCGCACCGTCGTTGAAAAGCTCGGCGAAGCCGGCATCCGCGATCATGTGAAGGTGATGATCGGGGGCAGCCCCGTTTCCCGCAAGTTCGCCGATGAGATTGGCGCCGACGGCTACTCGTCGAACGCCGTTGAAGCCGTGGCCGTCGCCAAGGAGCTCGTCGGCATGAAGTAG
- a CDS encoding uroporphyrinogen decarboxylase family protein yields the protein MHPKDQMTPNERMGALFAGEPLDRLPMMPFVISYSPRVLNQTQRWYRESAENRAACQIAAYEKWGHDTMVIEYSLHGVSHALGSTWTDPENAQTAIDKHRLDDLDDVDGIDWDIDAVRKENDPWMQMNVDAAQICLDRYGDEVGVSVTLPGAMTAASGLYPVAQLLRAKRKQPEQLHKLLKICNEAIKLVCEEFIKLGATPFLCDPVASGTIINEKEFREFSLPYTQEVFKFCHDNGGGCGYHICGDTTKLTQAMSESGCDMLSVDDAVDLSYVKEVCGDKLPLIGNVSPNATMMLGTPEDVRRNIKENLKKAYDSPCGYIVATGCDIPLPAPIENVDAFMDGVRELARYPFDPEKWA from the coding sequence ATGCATCCCAAAGATCAAATGACGCCTAACGAGAGAATGGGAGCGTTGTTCGCAGGAGAGCCCCTCGACCGTCTGCCTATGATGCCCTTCGTCATTTCCTACTCTCCCCGTGTTTTGAACCAGACTCAACGCTGGTATCGTGAGAGCGCCGAAAACCGTGCGGCGTGTCAAATCGCCGCTTACGAAAAGTGGGGGCACGACACGATGGTTATTGAATACAGCCTCCACGGGGTGTCCCATGCGCTCGGCAGCACCTGGACAGACCCCGAAAACGCACAGACCGCGATCGACAAGCACCGCCTTGACGACCTTGATGACGTGGACGGGATCGATTGGGATATCGATGCGGTTCGCAAGGAGAACGATCCGTGGATGCAGATGAACGTCGACGCCGCGCAAATCTGTCTTGATAGGTACGGTGACGAAGTGGGCGTGAGCGTCACTCTGCCTGGAGCAATGACCGCGGCTTCGGGTCTGTATCCCGTCGCTCAGCTGCTTCGAGCGAAGAGAAAGCAGCCCGAACAGCTTCATAAGCTGCTCAAAATCTGCAATGAGGCCATAAAACTCGTATGCGAGGAGTTCATCAAACTGGGCGCCACCCCGTTCCTGTGCGACCCGGTCGCTTCCGGCACCATCATCAACGAGAAAGAATTCCGCGAGTTCTCGCTGCCCTACACTCAGGAGGTTTTCAAGTTCTGCCATGACAACGGGGGAGGCTGCGGTTATCACATCTGCGGTGATACGACGAAGCTCACCCAAGCCATGAGTGAAAGCGGCTGCGACATGCTCAGCGTGGATGACGCGGTCGACCTTTCGTACGTGAAGGAGGTCTGCGGCGATAAGCTGCCGCTCATCGGCAACGTAAGCCCAAACGCCACAATGATGCTCGGCACTCCCGAGGATGTTCGACGCAACATCAAGGAGAACCTCAAAAAGGCATACGACTCCCCTTGCGGATACATCGTTGCCACCGGTTGCGACATTCCGCTGCCCGCCCCGATCGAGAATGTCGATGCTTTCATGGACGGCGTTCGTGAGCTCGCCCGATATCCGTTCGACCCCGAAAAGTGGGCATAG
- a CDS encoding TfoX/Sxy family protein produces MASSPEYLEFVLDLLRDVPDVTHKKMMGEYLLYSQRILFGGVYDDRFLLKSTASARGAFPQEQIPYDGARPMQLVDSEDSGRIAEVVADMLKELPKPKK; encoded by the coding sequence ATGGCAAGCAGCCCCGAATACCTGGAATTCGTTCTTGACCTGCTCAGAGACGTTCCCGACGTCACCCATAAGAAGATGATGGGCGAATACCTGCTCTACAGTCAGCGCATCCTGTTCGGCGGCGTGTACGACGACCGCTTCCTGCTGAAGAGCACCGCCTCTGCGCGCGGCGCCTTCCCACAGGAGCAGATTCCCTACGACGGCGCCAGGCCCATGCAGCTTGTCGACAGCGAAGATTCTGGCCGCATCGCCGAGGTCGTCGCCGACATGCTTAAAGAGCTGCCAAAGCCGAAGAAATAG
- a CDS encoding DUF4177 domain-containing protein — MHYEYVRVKLDKNNYALNADMESHRDVIDRKAAEGARYVGWFPVVQGPTGKTVEFDLIFEVA; from the coding sequence ATGCACTACGAATACGTGCGCGTGAAGCTGGACAAGAACAACTACGCCCTGAACGCCGACATGGAAAGCCATCGCGACGTCATCGACCGCAAGGCCGCCGAGGGCGCGCGCTATGTGGGCTGGTTTCCGGTGGTGCAGGGGCCCACGGGCAAGACCGTTGAGTTCGACCTGATCTTCGAGGTGGCGTAA
- a CDS encoding alpha/beta fold hydrolase has protein sequence MKTVAVILAVLLVAAAAAVFVYRDHNLHADERMIARALDAGFVEKQADVNGATINYAEGPDNGPALLLVHGQGMEWEDYASVMPALAKRYHVFAVDCFGHGESAHEPAWYTCAANGDALIAFAAQVVDGPYIVSGHSSGGIIAAYVAANDAEHVVACVLEDPPLFRVTPEEAQEGAGTFAWFDGYTVAHSFLQQDQVAAYPAWYAEHSYLFGLFGGLQSMLADQTAAWCAAHPGEHAVNAWVPRAWTRGMYFMDDYDARFGDAFYDGSWMEGVYQEALLRAIECPTVYLKAITRYGDDGVLYAATTDDDAARVCTCLATCEYVEIDSGHDIHVEHAKEFVAAIDQAADLAE, from the coding sequence TTGAAAACGGTTGCTGTGATTCTTGCGGTTCTGCTGGTTGCGGCTGCGGCGGCGGTCTTTGTCTACCGCGACCACAACCTGCACGCCGACGAGCGCATGATCGCCCGGGCATTGGATGCCGGCTTCGTCGAGAAACAGGCAGACGTGAATGGCGCCACGATCAATTACGCGGAGGGCCCCGACAACGGGCCGGCCTTGCTGCTGGTGCATGGGCAGGGCATGGAGTGGGAAGACTACGCGTCCGTGATGCCTGCGCTGGCGAAACGCTACCATGTGTTTGCGGTCGACTGCTTCGGGCACGGCGAATCGGCGCACGAGCCCGCGTGGTATACGTGTGCGGCGAACGGCGATGCGCTGATTGCGTTCGCGGCACAGGTCGTGGATGGGCCGTACATCGTCTCGGGGCATTCGTCGGGCGGCATCATTGCAGCGTATGTGGCCGCAAACGACGCCGAACACGTCGTTGCATGCGTGCTGGAGGACCCGCCGCTGTTCCGCGTGACGCCCGAGGAGGCGCAAGAAGGTGCGGGCACCTTCGCCTGGTTCGACGGCTACACGGTGGCGCACTCGTTCCTGCAGCAGGACCAGGTTGCGGCGTATCCCGCGTGGTATGCGGAACACAGCTATCTATTCGGCCTGTTCGGAGGCCTGCAGTCGATGCTCGCTGACCAGACGGCCGCGTGGTGTGCCGCTCATCCCGGCGAGCATGCGGTGAACGCCTGGGTGCCGCGGGCGTGGACGCGCGGAATGTACTTCATGGACGACTACGACGCGCGCTTCGGCGACGCGTTCTACGACGGCAGCTGGATGGAGGGTGTTTACCAGGAGGCGTTGCTACGCGCCATCGAATGCCCGACCGTGTATCTGAAGGCGATCACGCGCTACGGCGACGACGGCGTGCTGTACGCAGCCACGACCGACGACGATGCAGCCCGCGTGTGCACATGCCTCGCGACCTGCGAATACGTCGAGATCGACTCCGGCCACGACATCCACGTGGAGCACGCCAAGGAGTTTGTTGCCGCTATCGACCAAGCAGCAGATCTTGCGGAGTGA
- a CDS encoding phosphatase PAP2 family protein: MAEPRRDLAMGTALLAAFGLWTALVQLVDVRPVGQNGTDVGFAAFNVWFHGLTGVHMVLYAITDWLGLVPVAVCLGFGAMGATQLVRRRSLFAVDPDLLLLGVHYVLVAAAYLVFEAFPINYRPIPIDGVMEASYPSSTTLLVLGVMPTLAYQIARRSKSIQAKVAVVAFVAAFSALMVAGRLVSGVHWATDIAGSVLLAAGLFAMYRYAVAQADARLTTARLEG; the protein is encoded by the coding sequence ATGGCAGAACCAAGAAGGGACCTCGCAATGGGGACGGCGCTGCTCGCCGCGTTCGGACTCTGGACGGCGCTGGTGCAGCTCGTGGACGTGCGTCCGGTCGGGCAGAACGGCACGGACGTCGGATTCGCGGCATTCAACGTATGGTTCCACGGCCTAACGGGCGTACACATGGTCCTCTACGCGATCACCGACTGGCTCGGCCTCGTGCCGGTAGCCGTTTGCCTTGGCTTCGGGGCCATGGGCGCCACGCAGCTCGTCAGGCGCAGGAGCCTCTTTGCAGTCGATCCCGACCTGCTGCTCCTCGGCGTCCACTACGTCTTGGTCGCAGCCGCGTATCTGGTCTTCGAGGCGTTCCCGATAAACTACCGGCCGATCCCCATCGACGGCGTCATGGAAGCGTCCTACCCGTCCTCGACGACGCTGCTGGTCCTGGGCGTCATGCCGACGCTGGCCTACCAGATCGCGCGGAGGTCGAAGAGCATTCAGGCAAAGGTTGCCGTCGTCGCCTTCGTGGCCGCGTTCTCCGCCCTCATGGTCGCCGGCAGGCTGGTCTCCGGCGTGCACTGGGCCACCGACATCGCCGGCTCGGTTCTCCTGGCGGCTGGTCTGTTCGCGATGTACCGGTACGCCGTCGCGCAAGCCGACGCAAGGCTTACCACTGCACGATTGGAGGGATGA
- a CDS encoding TetR/AcrR family transcriptional regulator, translating to MGEDLRVVKTKRAVEGAMEKLLAERPFDAITVQAILDEALVNRKTFYSHYRDKYDLVRKMADGFFADIAALVEARKRYDVVPDSPFGAMDALYGSLLAKRRLALALWDVKCEGLDFSGELASIVEGAYLSHFGKTGAGDPVLQAKLASAMVVAMLHYRLEAGEPFTAADIHAELDVLHRRVSGSR from the coding sequence ATGGGCGAGGACCTGCGCGTGGTGAAAACGAAACGCGCCGTCGAAGGCGCGATGGAAAAACTGCTCGCCGAGCGGCCGTTCGATGCGATCACCGTGCAGGCGATACTCGACGAGGCCCTGGTGAACCGCAAGACCTTCTACAGCCACTACCGCGACAAATACGACCTGGTGCGCAAGATGGCCGACGGCTTCTTTGCCGACATCGCCGCGCTCGTGGAGGCTCGCAAACGTTACGACGTGGTGCCCGATAGCCCGTTCGGCGCGATGGACGCGCTCTACGGGTCGCTTCTGGCCAAGCGGAGGCTCGCGCTCGCGCTTTGGGACGTGAAGTGCGAGGGCCTCGATTTCTCGGGGGAGCTCGCCTCGATTGTCGAGGGCGCGTACCTGTCTCATTTCGGGAAGACCGGAGCTGGCGACCCAGTTCTGCAAGCGAAGCTCGCGTCGGCGATGGTGGTTGCAATGCTGCATTACAGGCTGGAGGCCGGCGAGCCCTTCACCGCCGCCGATATCCACGCTGAGCTCGACGTTCTGCACCGCCGGGTCTCGGGCTCTCGTTGA
- a CDS encoding SAM-dependent methyltransferase, translated as MNFPKANSFSTSIMRERSMGPNPLKLCEELLEYADIHAGSVVLDLGSGAGLTSALMAREFGLTVYAADLWSDPSDNMRFFEACGLTNRQIIPLKADATALPFAHEFFDAVVSVDSYNYFGRDPRYLGGHLLPLVKRGGELLFAIPGMVRDCHDDLPACLLASWTPEQLDYMHDMSWWRVNIEQTEDVEVLDMREMACTREAWADWIGCDNEYAAGDRAAVEAGALDHLNTIAVRLRRR; from the coding sequence ATGAACTTCCCGAAGGCTAACTCCTTCTCAACATCCATCATGCGCGAGCGCAGCATGGGGCCCAACCCGCTCAAGCTCTGCGAGGAGCTGCTGGAATACGCAGACATTCACGCAGGCTCCGTCGTGCTCGACCTCGGCAGCGGCGCCGGGCTCACGAGCGCCCTCATGGCGCGCGAGTTCGGCCTCACCGTGTACGCAGCCGACCTCTGGAGCGACCCGTCCGACAACATGCGCTTCTTCGAGGCGTGCGGCCTCACCAACCGGCAGATCATCCCGCTCAAGGCTGACGCGACCGCGCTTCCCTTTGCGCACGAGTTCTTCGACGCGGTGGTGAGCGTCGACTCGTACAACTACTTCGGCCGCGACCCCCGCTACCTCGGCGGGCACCTGCTGCCGCTCGTCAAGCGTGGCGGCGAGCTGCTCTTTGCCATACCCGGCATGGTGCGCGACTGCCACGACGACCTGCCCGCGTGCCTGCTCGCGTCCTGGACGCCCGAGCAGCTCGACTACATGCACGACATGTCTTGGTGGCGCGTCAACATCGAGCAGACCGAGGATGTCGAGGTCCTCGACATGCGCGAGATGGCCTGCACGCGCGAGGCGTGGGCCGACTGGATCGGGTGCGACAACGAGTACGCTGCGGGCGACCGCGCCGCCGTCGAGGCCGGTGCGCTCGACCATCTCAACACCATCGCCGTGAGGCTCAGGCGCAGGTAG
- a CDS encoding M15 family metallopeptidase, whose translation MSRRNAIKLSGLALAGAAAASLAGGCAQKPEETDLYEGYTKLDDASYDASDFVLITDVAPDVIQEIRYFGTYNFVGEHIDGYLEPVAILCKQAAEALKDASDAAIAAGYRLKIWDAYRPQRSVNHFERWAEDVNDTRMKPYFYPDLDKSVLFDQGYIDHRSGHSRGATVDLTLFDMATGKEIDTGGPFDFFGELSHPDYMDITDEQYANRMTLRDIMVGAGYTPLDTEWWHFRLADEPYPETFFDFPNCADAVK comes from the coding sequence ATGAGCAGGCGCAATGCGATCAAGCTGAGCGGGCTTGCCTTGGCTGGGGCGGCTGCCGCATCGCTTGCAGGCGGTTGTGCACAAAAGCCGGAAGAAACCGACCTGTACGAGGGCTACACGAAGTTGGATGACGCGTCCTACGACGCGAGCGATTTCGTGCTGATTACCGATGTGGCGCCCGACGTCATCCAAGAGATTCGCTACTTCGGCACGTACAACTTCGTGGGCGAACACATCGACGGCTACTTGGAACCCGTGGCAATCCTGTGCAAGCAGGCGGCCGAAGCCTTAAAGGATGCAAGCGACGCCGCCATCGCCGCAGGCTATCGCCTGAAGATTTGGGATGCGTATCGACCGCAGCGCAGCGTGAACCACTTCGAGCGCTGGGCGGAGGATGTGAATGACACGCGCATGAAGCCCTATTTCTATCCTGACCTGGATAAATCCGTGCTGTTCGACCAGGGCTACATCGACCATCGCAGCGGACACAGCCGCGGTGCGACGGTGGACCTTACGCTGTTCGATATGGCGACGGGTAAGGAAATCGACACCGGCGGTCCCTTCGATTTCTTCGGCGAGCTGAGCCATCCCGATTACATGGATATCACCGACGAACAGTACGCCAACCGCATGACCCTGCGCGACATCATGGTAGGCGCCGGCTACACTCCGCTCGATACCGAGTGGTGGCATTTCCGCCTGGCCGACGAGCCGTATCCGGAGACGTTCTTCGACTTTCCGAACTGCGCCGACGCCGTAAAGTAA
- a CDS encoding helix-turn-helix transcriptional regulator yields the protein MEFGEKLQELRKARSLTQEQLAEALYVSRTAVSKWESGRGYPSIDSLKEVSRFFSVTIDELISPDEVVSVAQAERRSFARGYASMVCGLLDVLVALLLVVPVFGNGPEGPAAVSLLALTGASTWIKVVFTACVGATVICGLCEIAASRADGRWGKLALAAGAALSAACVAVFILARQPYAGIICFALLAAKAVMLWMRDR from the coding sequence ATGGAGTTCGGCGAGAAACTGCAGGAGCTAAGGAAGGCGCGCTCGCTCACGCAGGAGCAGCTGGCAGAGGCGCTCTACGTCTCGAGGACGGCCGTGTCCAAGTGGGAGTCCGGCAGGGGCTACCCGAGCATCGATTCGCTCAAGGAGGTGTCGCGCTTTTTCTCGGTGACGATAGACGAGCTTATAAGCCCTGACGAGGTCGTGTCGGTCGCACAGGCCGAAAGGAGGTCCTTCGCACGCGGGTATGCGTCGATGGTGTGCGGGCTGTTGGACGTTTTGGTTGCGCTGCTCCTGGTTGTGCCGGTGTTCGGCAACGGCCCCGAGGGTCCGGCTGCGGTCAGCCTGCTCGCGCTAACCGGCGCCAGCACATGGATCAAAGTGGTCTTTACCGCATGCGTCGGGGCGACTGTGATTTGCGGGCTCTGCGAGATCGCCGCATCCCGCGCCGACGGACGATGGGGGAAGCTGGCCCTGGCGGCGGGGGCCGCGCTTTCCGCTGCCTGCGTGGCCGTCTTCATCCTGGCGAGGCAGCCTTACGCTGGCATCATTTGCTTCGCGCTGCTCGCGGCGAAGGCAGTTATGCTCTGGATGCGCGACCGCTAG
- a CDS encoding lipocalin-like domain-containing protein, with protein MANARMRNKAEDFERMGIDQKIVAPWEDGKRNGAQPGWIEWWYFDADLDDGTKVNLNFATNPVIGSPEEGLHPFFYANVQFPDGHEINDFAFLDEADCSFSEERCDVKIGPHTFRGDLETYQVHVEDVKGISLDLVLKKTATSWRPGTAYVDFGEDYESYFTWLCAVPRGDVSGTLVRDGQTRQVRGRGYHDHQWATGLLLNFWNRWLWGRQQSDGYTILVFDSVSNDATGNVRFPWFCVQDAQGNVVFDNVEMGPGVDIRMDGEFVLEQTGKTLPSHMVYRFERDGVKVRYELTELRFLVGNDQYAMAPAAIQAAFRSVGAAPSISRHAAIGKLTIERPGEDPLVVEGEMHYELSSQYREFIVDPADHVTERDLAAKLPLVPQPEWFEAPVATTGPAASDIDEGGEPDPGLAGSWDCTFEGPMGKSNMKLVLEVDGTTLGGHMEILRKKQPVQWGIVTADGFEATALVKVAFRKAEARIKGTRDGDSIRGTVELPTGLVTFEGTRG; from the coding sequence ATGGCGAACGCGAGAATGAGAAACAAGGCGGAGGACTTCGAGCGCATGGGCATAGACCAAAAGATCGTGGCCCCCTGGGAGGACGGCAAGCGCAACGGCGCGCAGCCAGGATGGATTGAGTGGTGGTACTTTGACGCCGACCTCGACGACGGCACGAAGGTCAACCTGAACTTTGCCACCAACCCCGTAATCGGGAGCCCCGAGGAGGGTTTGCACCCGTTCTTCTACGCCAACGTTCAGTTCCCCGATGGGCACGAGATCAACGATTTCGCGTTCCTCGACGAGGCCGACTGCTCGTTTTCCGAGGAGCGTTGCGACGTGAAGATCGGCCCGCACACGTTCAGGGGGGACCTGGAGACCTATCAGGTGCACGTCGAGGACGTGAAAGGCATCTCGCTGGACCTGGTACTGAAGAAGACCGCCACTTCTTGGCGCCCTGGCACTGCCTATGTCGACTTCGGCGAGGACTATGAGAGCTACTTCACGTGGTTGTGCGCCGTGCCGCGCGGCGATGTTTCCGGCACGCTCGTGCGCGACGGGCAGACGCGGCAGGTGCGCGGGCGCGGATATCACGACCACCAGTGGGCCACTGGCCTTTTGCTGAACTTCTGGAACCGGTGGCTTTGGGGCCGTCAGCAATCGGACGGCTACACCATCCTCGTGTTCGACAGCGTGTCCAATGACGCCACGGGCAACGTGCGCTTCCCCTGGTTCTGCGTCCAGGACGCGCAGGGCAACGTCGTGTTCGACAACGTGGAGATGGGCCCGGGCGTCGACATCCGGATGGATGGCGAGTTCGTGCTAGAGCAGACCGGCAAGACCCTGCCGTCCCACATGGTGTACCGCTTCGAGCGCGATGGGGTGAAGGTGCGCTACGAGCTGACCGAGCTTCGCTTCCTCGTGGGCAACGACCAGTACGCCATGGCGCCCGCCGCCATCCAAGCGGCGTTTCGAAGCGTGGGCGCGGCGCCCTCCATCTCGCGCCACGCCGCCATCGGCAAGCTCACGATCGAGCGCCCGGGCGAAGACCCCCTCGTGGTGGAGGGTGAGATGCACTACGAGCTGTCCTCGCAGTATCGGGAATTCATCGTCGACCCGGCAGACCACGTGACCGAACGCGACTTGGCGGCGAAGCTTCCGCTCGTGCCGCAACCCGAGTGGTTCGAAGCGCCCGTTGCCACGACAGGCCCCGCAGCCTCCGATATCGACGAGGGAGGGGAGCCCGACCCGGGCTTGGCCGGCTCGTGGGATTGCACGTTCGAGGGGCCGATGGGCAAATCGAACATGAAGCTTGTGCTTGAAGTGGACGGCACCACGCTCGGCGGGCACATGGAGATCCTCCGCAAGAAGCAGCCCGTACAATGGGGCATTGTAACAGCGGATGGATTCGAGGCAACCGCGCTCGTGAAGGTGGCTTTCCGAAAGGCCGAGGCGCGCATCAAGGGCACGCGCGACGGCGATTCGATTAGGGGCACCGTCGAGCTGCCGACGGGTTTGGTGACGTTTGAGGGAACCCGAGGCTAG
- a CDS encoding YjdF family protein, producing the protein MRKIRVSSTLTVYYDGQFWVGVFERVEDDRYSACRVVFGAEPSNEEVLDLVCSRYNELRFTKPTAHLETPKRAANPKRRQREASREMRQRGPSTKAQQALQEEREASTQQRKADARDRREDEKRQRFEQRQEKRKAKHRGK; encoded by the coding sequence ATGCGGAAGATCAGGGTATCCTCCACCCTGACCGTCTATTACGACGGCCAGTTTTGGGTGGGGGTGTTCGAGCGTGTCGAGGACGACCGCTACAGCGCATGCCGCGTCGTGTTCGGCGCGGAGCCGTCGAACGAGGAGGTCCTGGACCTCGTCTGCAGCAGGTACAACGAGCTTCGCTTCACGAAGCCAACGGCCCACTTGGAAACGCCGAAGCGGGCCGCGAACCCCAAGCGACGCCAGCGCGAGGCGTCCCGAGAGATGAGGCAGCGCGGCCCATCCACCAAGGCGCAGCAGGCACTGCAAGAGGAGCGCGAGGCGTCCACCCAACAGAGGAAAGCCGACGCCCGCGACAGGCGAGAAGACGAAAAGCGCCAGCGGTTCGAGCAACGGCAGGAGAAACGAAAGGCGAAGCACCGCGGCAAGTGA
- a CDS encoding helix-turn-helix domain-containing protein: MGIAQNILAARQRSGLTQEQLAASVGVSRQTVAKWESGETSPDLEHAAALAATLDTTVDGLVSFDDAGLGIAPPPRGKHLFGSVKVGERGQIVIPKEAREVFGIRPGDKLVVLGEDGQGIALCKESEFMAGVEAVMAAVRRSAL; encoded by the coding sequence ATGGGCATCGCGCAGAACATACTGGCAGCGCGCCAGAGGTCGGGGCTTACGCAGGAGCAGCTGGCGGCGTCGGTCGGCGTGTCGCGGCAGACGGTGGCCAAGTGGGAGTCCGGGGAAACCTCGCCCGACCTCGAGCACGCGGCGGCGTTGGCTGCTACCTTGGACACGACGGTGGACGGGCTGGTGTCATTCGACGACGCCGGCTTGGGAATTGCGCCTCCGCCCCGAGGAAAGCACCTGTTCGGAAGCGTGAAAGTGGGAGAGCGCGGGCAGATCGTCATCCCCAAGGAGGCGCGCGAGGTGTTCGGCATCCGTCCCGGCGACAAGCTGGTGGTGCTGGGCGAGGACGGCCAGGGCATCGCGCTGTGCAAGGAGTCGGAGTTCATGGCGGGCGTCGAGGCCGTCATGGCGGCCGTGCGCAGGTCGGCGCTATGA